A window from Gallus gallus isolate bGalGal1 chromosome 5, bGalGal1.mat.broiler.GRCg7b, whole genome shotgun sequence encodes these proteins:
- the LOC121111003 gene encoding translation initiation factor IF-2-like — translation MPAAAVGPPPRSGLGRVGAGGSRGARRPGGCHPGRGGGLRCSGPGRNLLPAPEPRPGDPRGGVAAPRAGPCLPQNSSGFRCAVGFLPFLQKQSPPQADVSCGSRGNARSRAGGRAKERRVARSIPRRRCRGFSAGRVPSPCEGWERPSQGRPQAGGSAARRQRGGCAAHGGHPNADCSHPALLRHFTWAACSQPLSPLSPGIHTAT, via the exons ATGCCAGCTGCGGCCGTGGGCCCGCCTCCCCGCTCGGGGTTAGGCCGCGTTGGGGCGGGGGGCAGCCGGGGTGCGCGGAGGCCGGGCGGGTGTCATCCGGGCCGCGGCGGGGGGCTTCGCTGCAGCGGTCCGGGCAGAAATCTGCTTCCTGCCCCCGAGCCGAGGCCTGGAGACCCTCGGGGCGGTGTGGCCGCCCCACGAGCAGGGCCCTGCCTTCCACAGAACAGCTCCGGCTTTCGCTGCGCTGTCggcttccttcccttcctaCAAAAGCAGTCACCCCCGCAGGCAGATGTCAGCTGCGGCAGCCGTGGAAACGCGCGGAGCCGTGCGGGAGGGAGGGCCAAGGAGCGTCGTGTTGCCAGAAGCATCCCTCGCCGTCGCTGTCGAGGCTTTTCCGCAGGTCGGGTGCCTTCCCCGTGCGAGGGCTGGGAAAGGCCCTCGCAGGGGAGGCCCCAGGCCGGCGGCAGCGCGGCGAGGAGGCAG CGGGGAGGCTGCGCCGCGCACGGCGGACACCCCAACGCTGACTGCTCTCACCCGGCCCTGCTGAGGCATTTTACCTGGGCTGCCTGTTCCCAGCCGCTGTCTCCTCTCTCACCAGGCATTCACACGGCTACTTGA